The sequence below is a genomic window from Corvus cornix cornix isolate S_Up_H32 chromosome 1, ASM73873v5, whole genome shotgun sequence.
gtgggcagcagggccagggaggggattctgcccctctgctctgctctggtgagaccccacctgcggtgctgcatccagctctggggtcccagcacagggaggacatggagctgttggagcgaATCCAGAGAAGGACCATAAAGAACATTAGAGGAATGGAAAAACTCTTCTGTGAGGGAatgctgagagagttgggattgttaagcctggagaagaagaggctTCAGGAAGACCTCACTttggccttccagtaccttaagggggcttataaaaagAAGGGAGATGACTTTTTATATGGGCAGGTAGCggcaggacaaggggcaagTTTTTAAACTGAGAGCAGATTAGATTagagattaggaagaaattctttactcagagagTGGTAAAGCACTAAAACAGGTTGCCCCAAGAAGTTAcggatgccccatccctggaatcgttcaaggccaggttgaatggggctctgagcaacctggtctagtatCCCTGCCCTGGTAGGGGGGTTGGAaatggatgatctttaaggtcctttccaacccaatccattctgtgattctatgttttAGATGTTGCATAATAAAATTTCTTGTGTTCTGCTTGCAATAATACATAATGCCATTTACAGCAATGTTAAGAAACTATTCACAACTTAAACATGAACAGAACAGCCAACAAAGCACAATAAATGAAACACAGAGTTGCAAGGTGTTAGTTACAAGATTCAGCATTTCCCTTTACATATTTTCGGGcttacttttgctttcttttgcagtGTGCAAGAAATAACTACACCTATCGAAATACTGTATAAACATACAGAAAACAACACACTCCCTGGAGGACAATGAAGGTAATATTTATCAGTTCAGAACAGTAGTATAATACCACAGTTATGGAAGCTATGCTGACTTTGCACGCTACATCAAAAGCACAAAGGACTGGGACTCACATCTGCAAGGCTCAACACTTGAGTGGTCAAGGAGAGAGGCCCAGCAGGCAGCCCGCTGCCCTGGCAGGGTCAGGGAACAGGACACTGGCCTTAGCTACCTCCTGGTCCCTTCCAAATTTTCAGGAGATTTCtatttgcttgcttttcagcaatttttattattcttacaATATTCTTGCAAAGCTTTATATTGGAACATTACTCAGACGGtttcctaaaagaaagaaaacctgtgaGTCCAGGGACTGCTCAATTAAATTTGAACAACCTGGATGTTAAACTTAAAATGAACACACATCAACACCAAAGGCATTTTCTTTATGGTGTTTATTTTAAGCATTAAGATTCCTCTGCAAAAAGCTTTGGTCGGTCTCTTCAAACTTTGGACTGCTGTAATGCTTTTCTAGACCTCCTCTTTGATCATGAAGTCTGTCTCTTCCAGTGACTTTCAGAGGCAATGGCTGAAGGTCAGGCTTAATGAAACTGCCATCAACTCCATCAGTAGGTTTCAGGGGTGCTGACCTGGTGCTAGCCCCCACCAAGCCCCCCTCAGCCCCAGTGTCAGTAGGTTGTGGAGATGGTGGCACCTTGGTGGCTGTAAGCAAACAGTCATcagccacaggagcagcagcgtCTTCGTGTTTCTTTAGCAACTGAAAAGTGCTATCAAAAGGGCAGGAGGTTTCACTTAGGGTAAACAGAGCCTGGTCTGAAAACTGGGAGAAAGCACTGTCCAGGGAGCAAATTGATGACACAGATGGAGATGTCCCAGAAGAAGACTGACTAAAAGAGCTAAATCCTGAGCAAAGATTTAATCCTTCAGGCGTTGGAGGCAGAAGACAATGGGACAGGTCTTTCCTTTCAACATTTTGGTTTGTGTTGTCACTTTTACCAACATTAATCCCTACAACCAAGCTCTGATTGCTGAGCTTTTGCCTTTCCACCTGCAATGAGCGGCGTTGGCAGAGACACTCTTCGTCTTCGTGAGAAAGAACAAAGTCACAGCTGGCTTTGCGCGCTGCCTTCTCACGCCCGGCATCGGTGCGCGCGGAACTGCAGGTCTGGAGGCCAACTGCAGGCTCGGAGGAGCGCCGGTGCCTCCTCACAGTCTTGGGAGCATCCGAGGTAGCTGCTGAGGGGAAACCACTGGAGTAGTGAGACTCGTTGGAGTTTTCTTGCGAGGAAAACCTCAGATGCATGTCAGCAGAAATTGCCAACTGCTTCAGTTTGGTTCGGCTTTGGATTTCATCCACCTCTGTCTGCTCCGAATCGCCATCGCTCAGAGTGAAGACAGACTCCCTGCTCCTGTTATCCTGATCACGGGTTTTAATCCAGTCACTGGAGGAAGAGTCAGCTTCATCATTCGCCTCATTTTCCAGGCTGTCATAGGAAGAGTCATTCTGATGGAGAGAAGCAACATCTACAAGGACAAATCAAGTGTTAACACATCAGTGACTGAACCACACtcttgaaaagcagcttttttttctttttttctggcaagTATCCTTTACTTTCAGGAGCATTTGCCCTTTAAAGATTCTTCAAGCAGAAATACtaataatttcataaaaaattactgtcttaATTTTGAACTAGAGAAGCTGAAGTGAGTACTAAGCTATAGCTCAGTCAAGAAATACAGGATAATGGCACAAATAAGGGTtagggggtttttgttgtgtttttggtttgttttggtttttttaagtggatAGTAGATAATCCAGCTGTAACCAATAatttacatacatacatatactGAGttggtaatttattttatttttcttttcattattgGATATTGAAAGCAACATTtaacctttctttccttctttcagacaaatgaagaaaacaggGCATACTTCTTACCTCtgctttttgcagaaaatacaatatttttaagagCAACACTGTGAAGTTTTAGTCTCAGTTTAAACAGACACCTCATTTGCACTGAGCAGTGTACACCTGGGCCCTATCCTGTATCTGCATTAATTGGAATTACATTAAATCTCTTTTGCTCTGGCTTAGGCTAAGCTGTCTTATCTCACATTTGCAGCAGACACAGTTCATGCATGGGCAGGCACCACGCCTCAGTGCCTGCCTGAAAACTCATTCAGCTGCTGTAACCTGTCATGGGTCTGAGCTCTCACtgccagcacatcccagcacaACAGATCCCATGTGCTTCACTCCTGAGGAGGGGCAGGCCAAATTTCACTGGATTTCACCCAATCTCACTGGAGGCAGAGCACGAGGAGCTTGAAACAGCCACACTGAGTCAGTCAGACATGCCGACACAAGTGCCATTACCACTTTCAGTACAGGCCACCTGtgacaaaatttattttacaaaaattctgctttagAAATACTTTAAGGAGAGACACAAAACTCCTTACAAAGTCAAAATCAGAGggttggagagaaaaaaagcattaatgaTAATCTGGAAAGCTCTGTAAACTAGTCTGCCAAACACTTTCAGTTACTAGTTCCACAATTTTTCTGTGCTAGCAGCAAAATCTGGATGCCCCATTGAAACTCTGGAGATCTCTCTCTTTTGGTAGTGAAGAATAGACACTTTCAACCCAAATATAATGGGATGACAGCTGTATTATGACCATTGTTGATCACCGACTTCCTGATATTTTGGGAAAACACAGGCTAATGCAAAAATTCTAGTTTTGAGAGGAAACCTTCTctagattttttctttttttattttctttgtttcccctccctcctttttcaACCATAGTGGTTCAGATGACTTGTGAAAGCATTTTGTGATATGGTCGAGGTCTATGGTAAGCTGAATCAGTGATTATGAGCAATTCTTTGGGCAGAGGAAAGAGAACAGCAGTATCTGGGAACACCACATGAAGAATGAACAGCATGCTTCCATGGAATATACCAATCTTTTGCCTGCCTGAGTTTAGCTGTCTTAAAGGGATCAAAACATCAATCTGTATTACCTGAGCTGTTCTCTCTCTTGCATGTCATCAGTATTTCTCCAAAGAGGGAGGTAATTTCATCTCCAAAAATCCTGCAGCAATTCTCAATGAGGAACTGTACCAGACTAGAAATCTGCAACCAAGCAATGGGAGAGAGATGTCAGATCTTCTATTATTCAACTCAGAGCAAGCTCACCAGACAGATGAGGAACAGGAGCACAGTGTCATCCATGAGGGCAGCCAGGAACTTCTCTCTCAGTCTCCTGGGCCCAGATAAACTGTCCTGGTATACATCCTTGTGTACATCTTTTCCATTCTACTCTGTCGTGTTCCGAGGTCACCACAACCAGAGATCTTGATGAGAGAGGCATTTTGCTGATACACTGGGCATTGCTTTATGacctctcttcccttcttccagACAGATAATGAGAATGGATTGATGAATGTTGCTGGAGCCCTGATAAGAGGACAAGTCCTGATCTGAAGAGGTACTGACTGTTCTCATGTTTGTAACCAACAGCCTGGCTGAGTGGGATGAAAGTTGGTATGGTTTTCTACTACACCAAAGTGTTTCTTacctttttaataaattcactttctaTATCAGGAGTGGAGGATACAGGAGGCCAGAGCAGACTAGGTGCAATGCACACAGCCAGATTAAAGGCATTCATCTGGTTCTCTTCAGATCGCATTTCTATTCCATGCAGTACTCCAAAGATGTAACGTAAGAGAAAAACATTAGCTCTGGGGAGATGCTCTATTAACCTGAAAACATATAAAACCAGAATTCTTCACATTAGTGACCACTTTCCATAGTGGTCACACAAGTCAAGATAATGGAAATGCAGCAACAGGGTAACACTGTCCACTAATTAAACCAGGGAGGATGTAAAAGAGGTGTTCTTGTTCAGCTGTTTCCCTCACTGTGTCTCTAAACAGTGTTCTGGAACAGCAGAAAACACTGTAACACAAAATTATGCTCTGCCCAGTAAAATGTATGACATGAAACTGTACTTCATCTAAGTTGCCTGATAATTCACCACTCACTTCCCCAAACACTTCAGTAGTCTGTCCATGCCATCTAGTTGCCTTAAATATGTGTGTAAATACTCCTGGAGTCAGCTACTGCACAAAGCTCCATTTCCTGTGACACAGACTTTGCCTACTTTCTGTTTGGTATCACCTGCAAGGTTGGAGGCTTCCCTTGTCACTATGCTCCAGCATTTCATTCACAATTCCATCTTGGCTTCAAAATGGTCACTAAAATTTGAGATGAATGAGGGAAAATACGTGAAGAACTGATTTCAGCTTCCCTTTCACCCAGGACTCTAAAGTTCCCCACAGGTAGTTTTGGATTTTGTATCAGACAGAAATTCAGGTTTTGGACATCATATTTACAAATAATACAagttgcttttgttcttttcatgaaaggatatttaatgtatttactGGTGTccacaaaaggcagaaaagcaggacAAAAGAGAGTCAGAAAATTGTCTCATACAGACAATCACTTAAGTACATATGTAAGCTTCAATGTTCTGtcatatacaaatatatttttagcatctattttaaaaaattgtaagtTGAATATTTATGATTCTGCATTCTGGGATATACATTTATAGGAAAAGAATGTAGAGAACATAAGTAACTACCTTTGGATGCTCTTTATCTTCTCTTCATTATTTCCTTGATCCAGCACAGAGACCCACTTATCACACAGCTGGGATGATAAAATACTGCCTGGAATGTTGCGAAGAAAATCCTTatcaagagaaaagaagaacaaaacacaTGAGCAGCTGTTCTGGGGCATGTGAGGGAGCAGGAATAAGATACACAGATACAAGAGGATGTGCCCATGGGACAGCACTCACTGGCAACCATATCATTACACACAGCaaccaaaaccagaagagtATCATCTGAGATAGAGACACTTTAGATTATGCTTAAAGTGaatcttttcctgcctttccctaCCCTTTTTTG
It includes:
- the ARHGAP20 gene encoding rho GTPase-activating protein 20 isoform X1; the protein is MDVMSPQQEHLGPGRSSSVSGESRGFAAADSKKKMKSLAQRRQSAPSLIFVKALSRSRSASREGCLSPISPEAWPLVQSFICHNRTFILDGHVQLKTSLQTQERHLFLFTDLLVVAKSKSHSHFKLKCQARLCEMWTAFCTEEVCEGSTDPDRSFVLGWPTTNCVANFRSAEQKETWLSFLQSRIREEKEKDNPKSIPLTIIAKDVGTCAYSKTLNVTNVDTANDVILMALQQLGINGSEKDYKLWVISGREHAPYPLIGHEYPFGIKMSHIRDAMPHGSKHCACPRQLQGPFLTEQLPQELQCQFVLKPSQVAACQQLNDLSQKSFKRKRSIINWAFWRGPGTHLDNAPLSSTSAAPGKLFGLLLTTICEDDNLPKPLLDMLSLLYQEGPSTKGIFRRSGSAKTFKELKEKLDSGAEVDLACESIFVTASLFKDFLRNIPGSILSSQLCDKWVSVLDQGNNEEKIKSIQRLIEHLPRANVFLLRYIFGVLHGIEMRSEENQMNAFNLAVCIAPSLLWPPVSSTPDIESEFIKKISSLVQFLIENCCRIFGDEITSLFGEILMTCKRENSSDVASLHQNDSSYDSLENEANDEADSSSSDWIKTRDQDNRSRESVFTLSDGDSEQTEVDEIQSRTKLKQLAISADMHLRFSSQENSNESHYSSGFPSAATSDAPKTVRRHRRSSEPAVGLQTCSSARTDAGREKAARKASCDFVLSHEDEECLCQRRSLQVERQKLSNQSLVVGINVGKSDNTNQNVERKDLSHCLLPPTPEGLNLCSGFSSFSQSSSGTSPSVSSICSLDSAFSQFSDQALFTLSETSCPFDSTFQLLKKHEDAAAPVADDCLLTATKVPPSPQPTDTGAEGGLVGASTRSAPLKPTDGVDGSFIKPDLQPLPLKVTGRDRLHDQRGGLEKHYSSPKFEETDQSFLQRNLNA
- the ARHGAP20 gene encoding rho GTPase-activating protein 20 isoform X4 yields the protein MAPCAVFHMPQPNVHPGRPRAAEDESANPGATPFPLHRPSGCCQVQSKTLNVTNVDTANDVILMALQQLGINGSEKDYKLWVISGREHAPYPLIGHEYPFGIKMSHIRDAMPHGSKHCACPRQLQGPFLTEQLPQELQCQFVLKPSQVAACQQLNDLSQKSFKRKRSIINWAFWRGPGTHLDNAPLSSTSAAPGKLFGLLLTTICEDDNLPKPLLDMLSLLYQEGPSTKGIFRRSGSAKTFKELKEKLDSGAEVDLACESIFVTASLFKDFLRNIPGSILSSQLCDKWVSVLDQGNNEEKIKSIQRLIEHLPRANVFLLRYIFGVLHGIEMRSEENQMNAFNLAVCIAPSLLWPPVSSTPDIESEFIKKISSLVQFLIENCCRIFGDEITSLFGEILMTCKRENSSDVASLHQNDSSYDSLENEANDEADSSSSDWIKTRDQDNRSRESVFTLSDGDSEQTEVDEIQSRTKLKQLAISADMHLRFSSQENSNESHYSSGFPSAATSDAPKTVRRHRRSSEPAVGLQTCSSARTDAGREKAARKASCDFVLSHEDEECLCQRRSLQVERQKLSNQSLVVGINVGKSDNTNQNVERKDLSHCLLPPTPEGLNLCSGFSSFSQSSSGTSPSVSSICSLDSAFSQFSDQALFTLSETSCPFDSTFQLLKKHEDAAAPVADDCLLTATKVPPSPQPTDTGAEGGLVGASTRSAPLKPTDGVDGSFIKPDLQPLPLKVTGRDRLHDQRGGLEKHYSSPKFEETDQSFLQRNLNA
- the ARHGAP20 gene encoding rho GTPase-activating protein 20 isoform X3, encoding MKSLAQRRQSAPSLIFVKALSRSRSASREGCLSPISPEAWPLVQSFICHNRTFILDGHVQLKTSLQTQERHLFLFTDLLVVAKSKSHSHFKLKCQARLCEMWTAFCTEEVCEGSTDPDRSFVLGWPTTNCVANFRSAEQKETWLSFLQSRIREEKEKDNPKSIPLTIIAKDVGTCAYSKTLNVTNVDTANDVILMALQQLGINGSEKDYKLWVISGREHAPYPLIGHEYPFGIKMSHIRDAMPHGSKHCACPRQLQGPFLTEQLPQELQCQFVLKPSQVAACQQLNDLSQKSFKRKRSIINWAFWRGPGTHLDNAPLSSTSAAPGKLFGLLLTTICEDDNLPKPLLDMLSLLYQEGPSTKGIFRRSGSAKTFKELKEKLDSGAEVDLACESIFVTASLFKDFLRNIPGSILSSQLCDKWVSVLDQGNNEEKIKSIQRLIEHLPRANVFLLRYIFGVLHGIEMRSEENQMNAFNLAVCIAPSLLWPPVSSTPDIESEFIKKISSLVQFLIENCCRIFGDEITSLFGEILMTCKRENSSDVASLHQNDSSYDSLENEANDEADSSSSDWIKTRDQDNRSRESVFTLSDGDSEQTEVDEIQSRTKLKQLAISADMHLRFSSQENSNESHYSSGFPSAATSDAPKTVRRHRRSSEPAVGLQTCSSARTDAGREKAARKASCDFVLSHEDEECLCQRRSLQVERQKLSNQSLVVGINVGKSDNTNQNVERKDLSHCLLPPTPEGLNLCSGFSSFSQSSSGTSPSVSSICSLDSAFSQFSDQALFTLSETSCPFDSTFQLLKKHEDAAAPVADDCLLTATKVPPSPQPTDTGAEGGLVGASTRSAPLKPTDGVDGSFIKPDLQPLPLKVTGRDRLHDQRGGLEKHYSSPKFEETDQSFLQRNLNA
- the ARHGAP20 gene encoding rho GTPase-activating protein 20 isoform X2, translating into MSGKMKSLAQRRQSAPSLIFVKALSRSRSASREGCLSPISPEAWPLVQSFICHNRTFILDGHVQLKTSLQTQERHLFLFTDLLVVAKSKSHSHFKLKCQARLCEMWTAFCTEEVCEGSTDPDRSFVLGWPTTNCVANFRSAEQKETWLSFLQSRIREEKEKDNPKSIPLTIIAKDVGTCAYSKTLNVTNVDTANDVILMALQQLGINGSEKDYKLWVISGREHAPYPLIGHEYPFGIKMSHIRDAMPHGSKHCACPRQLQGPFLTEQLPQELQCQFVLKPSQVAACQQLNDLSQKSFKRKRSIINWAFWRGPGTHLDNAPLSSTSAAPGKLFGLLLTTICEDDNLPKPLLDMLSLLYQEGPSTKGIFRRSGSAKTFKELKEKLDSGAEVDLACESIFVTASLFKDFLRNIPGSILSSQLCDKWVSVLDQGNNEEKIKSIQRLIEHLPRANVFLLRYIFGVLHGIEMRSEENQMNAFNLAVCIAPSLLWPPVSSTPDIESEFIKKISSLVQFLIENCCRIFGDEITSLFGEILMTCKRENSSDVASLHQNDSSYDSLENEANDEADSSSSDWIKTRDQDNRSRESVFTLSDGDSEQTEVDEIQSRTKLKQLAISADMHLRFSSQENSNESHYSSGFPSAATSDAPKTVRRHRRSSEPAVGLQTCSSARTDAGREKAARKASCDFVLSHEDEECLCQRRSLQVERQKLSNQSLVVGINVGKSDNTNQNVERKDLSHCLLPPTPEGLNLCSGFSSFSQSSSGTSPSVSSICSLDSAFSQFSDQALFTLSETSCPFDSTFQLLKKHEDAAAPVADDCLLTATKVPPSPQPTDTGAEGGLVGASTRSAPLKPTDGVDGSFIKPDLQPLPLKVTGRDRLHDQRGGLEKHYSSPKFEETDQSFLQRNLNA